AACTTGTCTTtaccagagagagagaaaaatttgtgaaatatcATAGATGTAAGCAGTCAGGAGATTGAATCAGAGAACTCAGTGAGAGCCAGAACATTCTGACTCATCTCTAAATCTGAATAGATTTTAGGAGCCAAAGATACTGGCCTTGGATCAgttaatcaacaatcatttattaaatactttatatGTTTATATCAGGTGGCATAcaaggcaactagatggcacagtgatagAACTCTGGGACAAGAGTCGAAATCTGACATTAGACTccagctgtgtaactctgggcaaatcacttaatcctgtttacttcagtttcctcatctataaaatgagctggagaagaaaatggtaaactacctcagcatctttgccaagaaaaccccagatgggataatgaagagtcagatatgactaaaaacaactgaataacaaagaTACTAAAACCTACTTGAGATAAATTAAGCTAAGAATTTCAAAggcaaaggaaagagggaaaacatgGACCTATCCAGGTGTGGGGATAGACAGCCTGTACAAAGACCCTGAGATGGGAGGTCATCTTTATAGGATGTGTATATCATGGGACTTTAAACCCCATGAAGAATAAATAAAGATCACGTTATAGAGGCCATCCCATAGAGCAGGTGCTAAGTTGCCCTGGtcactatatttttaaagttcatcaAATGACTTATATTCCTGGTTTAATGGCTAATCACCCTCTGATAGACAAACACTtagttggaaagaaagaaagcaaaccCAGGTGAGAATCGAATTcatgtaaaatatagtttccttgatCTCTTTTATTTGAGTCTCTTTTGGCTTTCACTTTGACTGAAATCAATCAATCTGAAatacctgcctttttttttttaactttagctgaagaataatagatttagctctgtgtctttctgtttcttacaAACAGCTTATTATTGGATTCTAGTTTCTAAATCAGTTAACTGCCTCCATTTCATGGGTAAGCTCATgatattcacattcacagttatgattactaactgtatattttcctttatcctattttcccctaattatccTTATCTTTTATCTTATCCTTTCTCAAGTATGTTTTGCTTTTTACCATTCTCTCTTTTAATCTGCTCTTCCTTTTATaatccttacctctttctcttttctcctttccctcctatttcccagttgggtaagataaatttctatatccaactgaatgtgtgtgtgtgtgtgtgtgtgtgtgtgtgtgtgtgtctgtgtctgtgtgtgtttattCTTCCCTATTGGAACCAATTCCATGAAAGAAGGTTTAAGCATGGTCTGTACCCTCTCACTTTTGCCCATTTCCACCTTCATTGTAGAAGTTCTTCCTTATTCACATccatgccctctgtctatgtaGAATTCTATCACCCTAATAATGATGAAGTTGTTAGGAGTTACAATTTAACTTCATTGGGTTCCTtatgatttttcctttctgttttacctttttgtggctttttttgtgtttaaatgttaaattttcttttcagttctggtcttttcatcaggaatgcttgaaagtcctctattttattaaatatccatttttctccctGAAAGATTTTATTCAGTTTcactgagtagtttattctttatTGTAATTTAGCTCTGTTGCCTTCTAGGACAATATATTCCAAGCTCTTTGCTTCTTTAATATGAAAGCTACTAAATTTTGTGTGATACTGACTATAGTTGcatagtatttgaattgtttctttctggatatttaaaatattttctccctgaCTTGTAAGCTCTGGAATTTAGCGATAATATTTatggaagttttcatttgggaatatcTTTTAGgagataatgaattctttcagtttctattctACCTTCTAGATCTAGGATATCAAGGgagattttctttataatttcttgaaatataatgtctagtaattcttaaattatttttccatgattTATTTCCCAggacagttgtttttctgatgagatattttttatttttttccatttttttcattcttttaactttgttttattgtttcttgatgtttcatggaaGTTGTTAGCTTCCACTTGTACAATTctattttatggaatatttttccaGTGGCATTTTATACCTCCTTTTTCAAATgacctattctttttttattatagttttttatcgacagaacatatgcatgggtaatttttcaacattgacccttgcaatcacttctgctccaacttttcccttccttccttccatgccctcccctagatgtcaggcagtctcatacatgttaaacatgtcaaagtatatctaaaatacaatatatgtgtacatatttatatagttctcttgttgcacaagaaaaatcagatttaaaaaggtaaaaataacctgggaagaaaaacaaaaatgtaagcagtccacactcacttcccaatgttctttctctgggtgtagctggttctgttcatcattgatcaattggatctgaattagatcttctctttgttgaagatatccaattccatcagaatacatcctcatatagtattgttgttgaagtgtataatctcctggttctgctcatttcactcagcatccgttcatgtaagtctctccaagcctctctgtattcatcctgttggtcatttcttacaatacaatgatattctataacattcatataccatagtttatccaaccattctccaattgatgggcatccattcattttccagtttctagccactacgaaaagagcttccacaaacattttggcatataccgACCTGtgcctttccattctttagtattactttgggatataagcccagtagtagcactgctggatcaaagggcatgcacagtttgataactttttgggcataattccaaattgctctccagaatggttgtattctttcacaactccaccaacaatgcatcagtgttccagttttcccacagcccttccaacattcatcgttatttgttcctgtcatcttagccaatctgacaggtgtgtaatgatatctcagagttgtcttaatttgcatttctctgattaatagtgatttggaatactctttcatatgagtggaaatagcttcaatttcatcatctgaaaattgttcatatcctttgaccatttatcaattggagaatggcttgatttcttataaattagagtcagttctctatttcttttggaaatgatgcctttatcagaacctttaactgtaaaaatgttttcccaatttgttacttcctttctaatcttatttgcattagttttgtttgtacaaaagctttttaatttgatgtaatcaaaattttctattttgtgatcaataatgatttctagttctcctttggtcacaaattccttcctcttccacaagtctgagaggtaaactattctatgttcctctaatttatttatgatctcgttttttatgcctaaatcatggacccattttgatcttatcttggtatgtggtgttaagtgtgggtccatgcctaatttctgccatactaatttccagttttcccagcagtttctgtcaaataatgaattcttattccaaaagttatgATTTtgggatttgtcaaacactagattgctataattattcactattttttcctgtgaacctaacctattccactgatctatttcttagccaataccaaatagttttgatgactgttgctttataatatagttttagatcaggtacagttaggccaccatcatttgattttcttttcattaattcccttgaaattcttgaccttttgttcttccatatgaattttgttgttatttcttataggtcattaaaatagtttcttgggagtctgattggtataatggcttgatttcttataaattagagtcagttctgtatatattttggaaatggtctattctgttttgttgttgttgttgttgttgttgttgttttgcctgaggctggggttaagtgacttgcccagggtcatacagctaggaagtattaagtgcctgagaccagatttgaactcaggtcctcccgaattcagggctggtactctatccaatgcgccacctaactgccccatctattctgttttttaaaaaatattattttctccaatattttttgtctttttttaaaaattaagctcttaattctcttttcataattttttgcatcactcttgtttgttttcccaatttttcctctaccactcttATCTCTTCCTTTAACTTTTCTGGGAATTCTTGTTGGGCTCAAGtccaatttgcctttttttttctttaagccttCCCTTGTAGCTGTTCTCTTCTTTTGAGATTGTGTCTTGTTCTTCCCTGCCATGTAATtgctttttatggtcaagttctctctttttctagtttactTAATTTTCCAGCcttaaataaattgaaatttatgttaaatttgttatgttaaattttatgttaatttattttccataaattgaaatttatgttaaagttgagCTTTGCTCACCTAGCAGTAAGGAGGTACTGTGCCAATCTTCAGGAGGAACCCTTGACCCTCTACAACACAAGTGCTAATTCTCCTCTCTGCTTTGGAACTGTGACCAGTGCTCTTGCTCTCTTTTCACTTATCATATCCTCTCCATTCTAGAACTGTAACTCAGAATTGCATATGAACAATCATGTTGCATAAAGAGCCAATCAATACCAACTGTATCCACTGCGAACAAAAGGTCTCCCATTATCTCTTTCTGACAAGTTGCCTTACCATCTGTTGTCCCTTTCCCACTTTTGGATTGAGAGCATCTGAAGCTGCACCCATGACAGCTTCCAAGGTTCACCATTGGTGCTGCTGCTCTCCCCACTCCAGTGTTAGAGATCTGTTGATCTTCCATTTTGTCTTAGGTTTGAAAACTGTCCACTATAACCTTGTGTTGGCTCTGTTCTCCaaaatttgaggcattattttaaagttatttggaaaaGAATGTTGGAAAGGTTCTGCTGGACTGtctctattctgccatcttggctttgtccCATTCATTgcattaaaacatttattttaaattttgagttccaaattctattctgcccctttctaccttttgaaaaagaaagcaacaggatatcaattatatttgtaaagtcatatttccatattagccatgttgcaatagaaatcaaacacacacaaataaaaaaaaaaaaaaggaaaaaaaagtatgctttaatctgcccTCAGAGTGTATCAGTGCTCTATTTAGAAgtgtagaacattttttcattataagtcctctggaattgtATTGGATcgttgtcttgatcagagtagcaaAGTCTTTGataatcattacaatattgctgttactgtgtataatgttctcctggttcttctcacttcactttttttcagttcatataagacttcTTAGATTTTTCTGCAACCTCTTAGCAATAATTTTACATCACAAgcttataccacaacttgttcagccattcctcatctGATATTAGGGGATGTTTTAACAGGACATCACTGAAGTGAAAATCCACCCACCAGAGGGAGTAGGGCAGTTCCCTGAAGGATAATCCTGTAATGCTGCCAATTTTGTATGATGAGGAATATAGGATTTCTGATTGTTGTAGAaactctggggggaaaaaaaagttgaaaaggaatagaaaaaaagagtgcagagacagagggaagaaaagggaaagcaaGGATTTGAATGACTGACAAAAGACTCAAAAGCTGCAGACATGTGAAGAAATCTGGCACCCCAACAAATCCTATCTGTAATTGTATTGGATCATTGTCTCGATCAGTACCTGTACCCATAGAGATTGCTAAAAGTAGTCTTCTAGAGTAAGACTATCTTCCTCTCCTTGGATGAGCTGAGATTTCATCTCACTTGGGAGTGTGTTGTATTCTATCACTTAAACTAATCTGCATAACTTTTTCAATTATTATGTTGCTTCTTGCTTTGATAAATATGTTTGCCCATTATTTATTATtgtcctttatatttatatttcctgttTTGTGTCCAGGAAACTCTTTTCCTTCCCACCTAATATCACCTGGTATTATCGCTTCTCTTTTGCCCTAGAGTCAGAAAAGGGAGGATATCTTATAGATATAATCTAGCCCTTTTCCCATTCCCTATCCCaccattttccaagtatatccAGGATCACGAGAATTCTCCCCTCCTGCTATACAGGAGCTGTGTATAtgggtgtgggggaagggatgCGAATCTTAGGGGAATGGCTAGATTTGCCCTAATAGTCTGTGCAATATTAAATCGGCTCGGTCTTGGAGTAGGAAAAGTGGCCAAAGAAGGGGGTGAGGCAGCTGGGTGGGATCCAGATCAGGTGATCTTGATTCCAATAAATCAGTTTTCTATTTGAAGTTCTACAGACTATAGAGCACATGGCAACCTCAGCTATTTCAAAGGGCCTACGGATATGAAGCTCACCCCTAAGACAGTGGGTCAGTGTCTTGAGGACACAGCTCATTTATTTCCAAATCGAGAAGCCCTAGTTGTCCTACACCAGAACATCCGGAAAACATTTGAACAGATCAAGCAGGAGGTAGGCTCTCACTTATGATCCTCAGCGCAGGGCTGTTGTTGACTTGACTATGGCTAGGGATTCAGTAGTAGGGGAGGGGTGGGATCAAGCTCCAAGAACTTCTTGTGAATGCTGAGTTCCTCAACTGTTTGCTCTCCTGCATTCTAGGTCATGGTGAAGTAGGGATGGGGAGTCAGGGATGTGCTAGAACCAGCTCAAactcaattattaaatttttattgtgagcatttacacctcagaattTGGTGGatgctataaatcagggcttaaatgattgatttatttttgatTGTTTCAAATTAAGTgaggtagagagaaaaaagagcttAAGAAAAAATGTTAGCAATGAAGATTAAAGGTAAAGAGTATCACTGGTTCATTGTTTTTCTGGTTGTTAAAACATTTATCAGCAAGCTTCTGAGGGTAGGTAAGCATCAAAGAGGAAGTGCAAAGCACCAGTTGGTTTGAATGGAGGGAGGAGAGCTGGACCCTGTGCCTGCAATCAACTGGTTTCTTCTTTGTTTCAGGTGGACATGGCTGCCTTAGGGCTTCTGAATCTCGGCCTCAGCAAAGGGGACCGGCTCGGCATTTGGGGCCCTAACTCCTATGAATGGGTATTGATGCAACTGGCCACTGCACAGGCTGGCATCATCCTGGTGAGGAGGGGGCACTGCCAGGGTGAGTttctgggaggggaggaggagaccCAAGGATGGAATGGAGAGTGTCCAAGGTTGGGAGAATTCTGACAAAAGCAGCATTTTCATAGCCTGGAGAACACTCAACAGGTAGACCTGGGTTGAAATCCAAGATCTGAAATGAATTTGCTGTGTAAATTGGGCAAGACTCTCCTCCTCTCTGGGTATTAGCCTCTTCACCTACTCTTCTTCAAAATGAGGTGGTTggactattttctttctcagttttcttccaGCTCTTAACATTACACAATTATGCAATTACATTGTTGGGAATGAGACTTCACCAGTGGCTGCAAGTCTCAGACCTTGTTTTGCATCTGGTCACTTTGACACAAAAGGGTTCATATCTTGGAAATGCAGATGCTCTCTCTGGGGGCTcaggaggggaagggaaacacCTGAGTGAGTGAACAGTGTTTTCACTTGAGGAAGGGCGGAGAGAGACAGCCTCTGGACCTGACACAATGGATGACATTTCTGGGTTGTCCTCTTGCCAGGTTTCTGTGAACCCTGCCTACCAGTCCCAGGAGCTAAAGTTTGTTCTCAAAAAGGTACAAGCCCCTTGGGGATGATGGTGGGGGAAGCTCTTTGGGAGTGAGGAGGGGGCAAGGACAGGTGCAGAGGAAGGAGCTTTGGCTATGATCCCTGCCCCCGAAGCAGAGGAGCTGCATCTCTCAGCCATTGCCAGTGTCTCATGAGGCAAAGTTGTGCCCTAAGTCCAGTGATACCTTCAGACTTCATGGAGTAATTTGGGAGGAATAGCAGATACCCTCTTTTTTGTCTGGTGAGTAGAAAGTGGGAGTGGGGAATCCAGTCTCATGGAAGTAGCCACATTTTGGAGTGGAAAGGACTAGAAGTCCAGgagcctgggtttgaatctctGTTGCTTACTCCTTGGAAGACCTTAGGCAGGTATTTACCCCCATGGACCTCAATTACTTGTGTAAAATGGACTAGatgattattaaaattaattactgCTCCACATTCTGTGAGCCTCTCCTAAAGAGTTGGGAGGTGAGAAATAGGGCTAAACATCTTGGGTAGTAGCCCtgtgggaaaagaataaaatttgacTAGATGGCAGTAAGATGAGGGCAGGGAGATTAGGGAGGTTGCTTATGGTACAGGGGAAGGGTTAATGAGGAAGTTAATTTATCAAGCACCTGTCAAAGATACCCTCTACAACTGAGTAACCCTGACCCCAAACCTAGGATTTGTCAGGGACTTGGCATGATGTGACTATGGAATTTTACTTCCTCAGGTGAGCTGCAAGGCCCTTGTCTTCCCCACCATGTTCAAGACACAGAATTATTATAACATTCTGAAGCAGATTTGCCCAGAGCTGGAGACATGCAGCGCAGGGGCATTAAGGAGTAAGAAGTAGGTATAGTATAGGAGATGGAAAGAATGGGATATTGGGGGCAGAGAGAGGATGGGAGGCTTGTTGGTCTCTAACACTGTGATCCTAAGCTCTGAGGGAAGTCAACTCCATTCCTATTGAACCCTTCATCCCACCAAGACTCACCCTCCAACAAGGAATAGGGCTGGTGAATCTTTTGTGGTCCCACACTCCCCAAGCTCACCAGAATCTTACTGATCCTACCTCACCCTCTCCTGACTCAGTCTTCCAGAACTGACCACAGTCATCGTCCTGGACTCCAAATTGCCAGGAACTTTCCACATGAATGATGTACTACAGGCTGGGAAAGCTGCCCGGCTGGGCCAGCTCAAGGACATCCAGAGATCATTGTCCTGCCATGACCCCATCAACATCCAGTTCACTTCGGTAGGACAAAGGGTTGGGGGCCGCAAGTCCAGTGCCTCCCAGTCCCAGGCGTATAGTCTTTGCTTAAGACCACTTCCCCGGGGACCAGGAGAAGAAGGAATCAGGTAGTGGGCATTGCCCCCTTTACCAGGTAACTAGGAGAAATGTCCTGGGGCTTGGACTACTACTGCTGTTATCTACCCTCCCCAGAAAGATTATGTACATAGTATGGCTCTTCCTCTGAAATGCACATGCACTCTATTGCCTTCTGGACATCCCTCTGGGATATCTAGACTGGGATATCCAGGCTGACAAAACCTTTGTGTTGCCAGGGAACAACAGGCAGCCCTAAGGGAGCCACACTTTCTCATCACAACATTGTTAACAATGCCATCTTTATAGGGGACCGGATGAATCTTCGCAACAAGGTAAAGagtgggaaggagaagggaatggagAAGACTTGGGGGAACATTTTATTCCTTGGGAGTAGGAGCCCCAAAGCAGTGTTTAGGGTGGTTAGAAGTTggagaggggaggaggtggaTGGGGCAACTTACAAAGAATACTGATTTTGGAGTCAAGGGTCCTGGGTGAAGATCTCAACTCTGTTGCTTGTGATTGAGTCATTTAATCTACTtaagccttgatttcctcatctgggtTGGAGTAGATTATTGCtatggtcccttctagctcttatGCCTTTGATTCTTGGAAGGAATTAAGCAATGTCCTGAGCTCCAATTTCTAACTAAAGGGGAAAGTTCTTGGGTGTTTAGCTCTGGCTTTGGGCCCCAGGGTTTAACCTCACACTTCTGTCTATCTGGGACTCCAGGAGCCCCGGTTGGTCCTTCCCAGCCCCCTCTACCATTGCCTGGGTTCTGTGGGGGGCACGATGGTGTCCATGCTGTACGGTGTCACTCTCATCTTGTCATCTCCGAGTTTTGAGGGCAAGAGGGCACTGGAAGCTATCGCTCAAGAGAGGTGGGCATCTGAGGCCACGCCCCTCTTATTTTCCACCCTATGACCCAATGTTAGAGCAGATCTGGTCTTTCCCACTGTCTCCTGGAGTCCCTCTGGCTCATATAGTTAATCCATGCCCTGTCTTCCCTGGGATTTGCCCCTTCTTCACCAAGGGGCTTTGGCTTGATGTGGGAGGGGACTTAAAGAGAAATCCAACCTTGGTCATCCAATATTCCCTATCCTTCCTTTCACCCACGTATAGGGACCAACCCTTTTCCCCTCTTAAAAAGCAGATATGACACCGGGGGTTCtgtatatttctaattatttcagGGAACTGGAGAGAGGGTTATGGAAAATGAAGGAGAGGGCATCCTAACATCCAGGCCTAATTCTAAGGTCATCCCTTCTACAGGGCTACAATGGTCTATGGCACTCCCACGATGTTTGTTGACATGCTGAACCAACCTGATTTTTCCAGCTATGACATTTCGACCCTTCGAGGAGGTTGGGGGTGGAAGCCAGGATTGGAGGGTGCAGGGGTTTTCTGGGGACACCTTCATATAGATAGGCCAAACTGGTTGGGCTGCAGTGtttcagggaaggagggagagtagGGGAGACATTGCCCAGAACCTTTTCCCCCCCAATCCTGGGAAGTGGATGGTGCACAGATGTTGGGAAGGACCCTTCCCTGGGATCCAATCCAATAACAGCCCAATCTGTGGTATGTAGGATAGTATGGATAATAGAGAGGTACAGGGTTTGATGGGGAagtgggaggagagaagaagagaggctGAGTTAAGAGTAAGTGCTGTCTCTGATTCAGGTGTGATTGCGGGGTCCCCAGCCCCACCAGAGCTCATCAGAACCATCCTCCAGAAGATGAACTTGACAGAAATGGTGGTGAGCTTTTCCATACAGGGATGAGATCCCTTGGGTTTTGAAATTTCCAATATAGACTTTGTAGGTGGGTGAGTAGATGGCTTGACAGGGGTTGAGGGCAGACGATAAAAGGCTGA
The Sminthopsis crassicaudata isolate SCR6 chromosome 4, ASM4859323v1, whole genome shotgun sequence genome window above contains:
- the ACSF2 gene encoding medium-chain acyl-CoA ligase ACSF2, mitochondrial → MAVSFGVRRLGQLPVGVMGVLGVRSVLAPVRGWRRAEFQGIRLLSSTDYRAHGNLSYFKGPTDMKLTPKTVGQCLEDTAHLFPNREALVVLHQNIRKTFEQIKQEVDMAALGLLNLGLSKGDRLGIWGPNSYEWVLMQLATAQAGIILVSVNPAYQSQELKFVLKKVSCKALVFPTMFKTQNYYNILKQICPELETCSAGALRSKNLPELTTVIVLDSKLPGTFHMNDVLQAGKAARLGQLKDIQRSLSCHDPINIQFTSGTTGSPKGATLSHHNIVNNAIFIGDRMNLRNKEPRLVLPSPLYHCLGSVGGTMVSMLYGVTLILSSPSFEGKRALEAIAQERATMVYGTPTMFVDMLNQPDFSSYDISTLRGGVIAGSPAPPELIRTILQKMNLTEMVVAYGTTENSPVTFMNFYDDDVEKKMHSVGRIMPHTEAQILDPQTGKQVEINMPGELCIRGYCVMLGYWDDPEKTKETIDEDKWYWTGDIAAVDEEGFCKIVGRSKDMIIRGGENIYPAELEDFFHKLPHVQEAQVVGVKDERMGEEICACIRLKTKYEGQITPEEMKAYCKGKISHFKIPRYIVFVKEYPLTISGKIQKYKLREQMEKHLKL